In the genome of Solibacillus silvestris, one region contains:
- a CDS encoding cell division protein FtsH, translated as MNRIFRYTIFYLLIFLVIIGIFGTFNGGKKTTENLDYYAFFEALESNEIASMDIQPERGVYKIVGQMKGAEEGETFTVNVLQNDQTTVDRILQIEEQVANGEYPGVEILEQPQTSGFVTFLTSIIPFVIIIILFFFLLSQSQGGGNKVMNFGKSKAKLFDDTKKKVRFNDVAGADEEKQELVEVVDFLKDHRKFTDIGARIPKGILLVGPPGTGKTLLARAVAGEAGVPFFSISGSDFVEMFVGVGASRVRDLFENAKKNAPCIIFIDEIDAVGRQRGAGLGGGHDEREQTLNQLLVEMDGFGANEGIIIIAATNRPDILDKALLRPGRFDRQITVGHPDVKGREAILKVHARNKPLSDTVDLAAVAQRTPGFSGADLENLLNEAALVAARKNKKSINMADIDEASDRVIAGPAKASRVYSPKEKKLVAFHEAGHVVVGLELDEADTVHKVTIVPRGQAGGYAIMLPKEERFFTTKQELLDRIAGLLGGRVAEEIVLGEVSTGAHNDFQKVTSIARAMVTEYGMSNSLGAVQYGSNQGGNPFLGRDFGSDQNYSDTVAYEIDKEVQRIVDEQYARTKRILTERRDLLDLIANTLIDKETLNAQQIEHLRDHGILPPEEAVVESELQQKDQKEATPTIETAGNASINEDVQGEKKSPTVEDLPKDVSDDRPQGIDEDRPK; from the coding sequence ATGAATCGAATATTTCGATACACCATATTTTATTTACTAATATTTCTCGTGATTATCGGGATTTTTGGAACATTTAATGGTGGAAAAAAGACAACTGAAAACCTTGATTACTATGCGTTTTTTGAGGCTTTAGAGAGCAATGAGATTGCTTCTATGGATATACAGCCTGAAAGAGGCGTGTATAAAATTGTAGGTCAGATGAAAGGCGCTGAAGAGGGCGAAACTTTCACAGTAAACGTTTTACAAAATGACCAAACTACTGTAGACCGTATTCTGCAAATTGAAGAACAAGTTGCAAACGGTGAATATCCAGGAGTGGAAATTTTAGAACAACCACAAACAAGTGGGTTCGTAACATTCCTTACGAGCATCATTCCATTTGTCATCATTATTATTTTATTCTTCTTCTTACTAAGCCAATCGCAAGGTGGCGGTAATAAGGTGATGAACTTCGGGAAGTCAAAAGCTAAGCTATTTGATGACACGAAGAAAAAAGTTCGTTTCAATGACGTGGCAGGTGCCGACGAAGAGAAACAAGAACTTGTTGAAGTAGTAGATTTCTTAAAAGATCACCGTAAATTCACTGATATCGGTGCACGTATTCCGAAGGGGATTCTATTAGTAGGTCCTCCTGGTACAGGTAAAACATTACTTGCACGTGCTGTTGCCGGTGAAGCGGGCGTTCCATTCTTCTCGATTTCAGGTTCTGATTTCGTAGAGATGTTTGTCGGTGTCGGTGCATCTCGTGTTCGTGACTTATTTGAAAACGCTAAGAAAAATGCCCCATGTATCATTTTCATCGATGAGATTGATGCGGTAGGTCGTCAACGTGGTGCGGGTCTTGGTGGTGGTCACGATGAGCGTGAACAAACATTAAACCAATTACTAGTTGAAATGGATGGTTTCGGTGCAAACGAAGGTATTATTATCATCGCTGCAACAAACCGCCCTGACATTCTAGATAAAGCATTATTACGTCCTGGTCGTTTTGACCGTCAAATTACGGTTGGTCACCCAGACGTAAAAGGCCGTGAAGCAATCCTTAAAGTACATGCTCGCAATAAGCCATTATCAGATACAGTTGATTTAGCTGCTGTTGCACAACGTACACCAGGATTCTCAGGTGCAGATTTAGAAAACTTGTTAAACGAAGCAGCTTTAGTTGCAGCTCGTAAAAACAAAAAATCAATAAACATGGCTGATATTGATGAAGCATCTGACCGCGTAATTGCCGGTCCTGCGAAAGCAAGCCGTGTGTATTCTCCAAAAGAGAAAAAGCTTGTTGCATTCCATGAAGCCGGTCACGTAGTTGTCGGTCTTGAATTGGATGAAGCTGATACTGTTCATAAAGTAACGATTGTCCCTCGTGGTCAAGCAGGTGGTTATGCCATCATGTTACCGAAAGAAGAGCGTTTCTTCACAACGAAGCAAGAGTTACTAGACCGTATCGCCGGATTACTAGGCGGACGTGTTGCGGAAGAAATTGTACTTGGTGAAGTATCTACAGGTGCACATAATGACTTCCAGAAAGTAACGAGCATTGCGCGTGCAATGGTTACAGAATACGGAATGAGCAATAGTCTTGGTGCTGTTCAATACGGTTCAAACCAAGGCGGTAATCCATTCCTAGGTCGTGACTTCGGTTCAGATCAAAACTACTCTGATACAGTAGCATATGAAATCGATAAAGAAGTTCAGCGTATCGTTGATGAGCAATATGCTCGTACGAAACGTATTTTAACAGAGCGTCGTGACTTACTAGATTTAATCGCAAATACGTTAATTGATAAAGAAACGTTAAATGCACAGCAAATCGAACATTTACGCGACCACGGTATATTACCTCCTGAAGAGGCGGTAGTAGAATCGGAGCTTCAACAAAAAGATCAAAAAGAAGCAACACCAACAATTGAAACGGCTGGTAATGCATCGATTAATGAAGATGTTCAAGGTGAAAAGAAATCACCAACAGTTGAAGATTTACCGAAAGACGTGTCAGATGATCGCCCGCAAGGCATCGATGAAGACCGTCCAAAATAA
- a CDS encoding MazG family protein — protein sequence MNQLTVIGLGAADFEQMQMGVYKKIKAAKKIYVRTEDHPVIQDLKLEGIEFTSFDDVYIKHGSFGPVYEEIAQRLIEAVSQEDVMYAVPGHPLVAEQTVQHLIEADQNGQIKLVIEGGQSFLDPIFGALKIDPIEGFQLLDGTSMSIHDMNMRQHILIAQVYDSFSASEVKLTLMEKYRDDYPVTIVTAAGSSQESLRTVPLYELDQAAEINNLTTVYVPPVESDEEALRDWTTFRQIIATLRGPDGCPWDQKQTHESLKKYLLEEAHEFLAAVDAEDDFAMVEELGDVLLQVFLHAQIGEDNGYFTLEEVLASISEKMIRRHPHVFGDVTAEDAETVVANWEAIKKQEKGNVDGEPLLKNEYSPYSSLQTSYNYQKKAATVGFDWPNTDEAWKKFTEEWQEFQDEIKQGNELSRTDEFGDVLFTLVNIARFYKISPEEAMLHANEKFARRFHYVEQSVAKSGKAFSDFTLEQLDSFWNEAKQIEKGE from the coding sequence TTGAATCAATTAACCGTTATTGGCTTAGGAGCAGCCGATTTTGAACAAATGCAAATGGGTGTTTATAAAAAAATTAAAGCAGCCAAAAAAATATATGTCCGAACAGAGGACCATCCTGTCATTCAAGACTTAAAACTGGAAGGTATCGAGTTTACGAGCTTTGATGATGTGTATATTAAGCATGGTTCGTTCGGTCCTGTTTATGAAGAAATTGCACAGCGTCTTATTGAAGCCGTTTCACAGGAAGATGTTATGTATGCTGTGCCGGGACATCCGCTCGTAGCAGAGCAGACCGTCCAGCACTTAATTGAAGCGGACCAGAACGGGCAGATTAAGCTTGTAATTGAAGGCGGGCAAAGCTTTTTGGATCCGATTTTCGGCGCCTTAAAAATTGACCCGATTGAAGGGTTTCAGCTGTTGGACGGTACGAGCATGTCCATCCATGATATGAATATGCGTCAGCACATTTTAATAGCCCAAGTCTATGATTCGTTCAGTGCGTCAGAAGTAAAGCTCACGCTAATGGAAAAATACCGTGATGATTACCCGGTAACAATTGTGACAGCAGCAGGTTCCTCACAGGAATCATTGCGTACTGTTCCGCTTTATGAGCTTGATCAAGCAGCAGAAATCAACAATTTAACGACTGTCTATGTACCGCCTGTTGAATCTGATGAGGAAGCATTGCGTGACTGGACAACATTCCGTCAAATCATAGCGACATTGCGAGGTCCAGATGGCTGTCCTTGGGATCAGAAGCAAACACATGAATCATTGAAAAAGTACTTATTGGAAGAAGCACATGAGTTTTTAGCAGCGGTTGATGCCGAAGATGATTTTGCTATGGTTGAAGAGCTCGGCGATGTCCTTTTACAAGTGTTTTTGCATGCGCAAATTGGGGAAGATAATGGTTATTTCACATTGGAAGAAGTGCTTGCATCGATTAGCGAAAAAATGATTCGCCGCCACCCGCATGTTTTTGGGGATGTGACTGCAGAAGATGCAGAAACGGTTGTAGCTAACTGGGAAGCAATTAAAAAGCAGGAAAAAGGCAATGTAGATGGCGAACCACTATTAAAGAACGAATATAGTCCTTACTCATCGCTTCAAACATCGTACAACTACCAGAAAAAAGCAGCGACAGTAGGTTTTGATTGGCCGAATACTGACGAAGCGTGGAAGAAGTTTACGGAAGAATGGCAAGAGTTCCAGGATGAAATAAAGCAAGGTAACGAATTAAGCCGTACCGATGAATTCGGGGATGTATTATTCACCCTTGTGAACATCGCACGATTTTATAAAATTTCACCGGAAGAAGCGATGCTACATGCCAATGAAAAATTTGCACGTCGTTTTCATTACGTTGAGCAAAGTGTAGCAAAGAGCGGCAAGGCATTCAGTGATTTTACATTAGAGCAGTTAGATTCATTTTGGAATGAAGCAAAACAAATAGAAAAAGGGGAATAA
- a CDS encoding tRNA(Ile)-lysidine synthetase — protein MHTLEHQVLAYIKEQQLIKSGDKLLIACSGGVDSMALLSFFYHFQHYFNIELAVAHVDHMLRGEQSAQDRQFVEQACEDWAIPFYSCAIPIAEIQKKEGGNMQAICRKERYHFFETVMHTHKFTKLVTAHHADDQLESMLMAMTKASSLNGLKGILPSRKFQQFTVIRPFLMVTKDEIGEYLHSKGHLYREDPSNAKNDYTRNRFRHNVVPVLKEENPLVSRHAVHIAQQLLEDDTYLMELAEERFSKLFLKVDKNCYKVKVSELQKEPLALQRRLILILLSYLYNDSNTIQSYALCTTILTLFSMSDGSRALDLPENFIARQQYDEVVFEYKQQNLRTSNQQIALNEWCVLGTMRIYIGELAQCDEDLLQKYPHHFFAASSVSFPLFVRAPRQGDRILLQGMQHQKKVSRIFIDDKIPFTKRASWPLLVDANDDLLAIVAVRVNNKFSNVKSAEHEMVLLVDSNERL, from the coding sequence ATGCACACTTTAGAGCATCAAGTTTTAGCGTATATAAAAGAGCAGCAGCTTATTAAAAGCGGAGATAAACTATTAATTGCTTGTTCAGGAGGCGTTGATTCAATGGCGCTTCTTTCTTTTTTTTATCATTTTCAGCACTATTTTAATATTGAGCTCGCCGTTGCGCATGTTGACCATATGCTTCGCGGCGAACAATCTGCTCAAGACCGCCAATTTGTTGAGCAGGCATGTGAAGACTGGGCTATTCCTTTTTATAGCTGTGCGATTCCGATTGCGGAAATCCAAAAAAAAGAAGGCGGAAACATGCAGGCGATTTGCCGGAAGGAACGCTATCATTTCTTTGAAACCGTCATGCATACACATAAGTTTACAAAATTAGTAACTGCCCATCATGCGGACGATCAGCTCGAATCAATGTTAATGGCCATGACGAAAGCGAGTTCACTAAACGGATTAAAAGGCATATTACCTTCCCGTAAATTTCAACAATTTACTGTAATTCGTCCTTTTTTGATGGTTACAAAAGACGAAATTGGGGAATATTTACATAGTAAAGGTCATTTGTACCGTGAAGATCCGAGCAATGCAAAGAATGATTATACCCGCAATCGTTTCCGTCACAATGTCGTACCAGTTTTAAAGGAAGAAAACCCCCTTGTTTCCCGACACGCAGTCCACATTGCCCAGCAGCTTTTAGAGGATGATACGTATTTAATGGAGCTTGCAGAAGAGCGTTTTTCAAAGCTTTTTCTGAAAGTTGATAAAAATTGTTATAAAGTCAAGGTTTCAGAATTACAAAAAGAGCCACTTGCTTTACAAAGAAGGCTCATTTTAATACTATTAAGTTATCTTTATAACGATTCAAATACGATTCAAAGCTACGCACTTTGCACGACGATTTTGACGTTATTCTCAATGTCGGATGGAAGTCGTGCACTTGATTTACCGGAGAATTTTATTGCGCGTCAACAATACGATGAAGTTGTATTTGAATATAAGCAGCAAAACTTGCGAACATCAAATCAACAAATCGCTTTGAATGAGTGGTGTGTGCTTGGAACGATGCGCATATATATTGGGGAACTTGCACAATGTGATGAGGACTTACTTCAAAAGTATCCGCATCACTTTTTCGCCGCATCATCTGTTTCGTTTCCTTTATTCGTAAGGGCTCCCAGACAAGGGGATCGTATTTTGCTACAAGGTATGCAGCATCAGAAAAAAGTATCTCGCATTTTTATTGATGACAAGATTCCTTTCACCAAAAGAGCTAGCTGGCCGTTGTTAGTCGATGCTAATGATGACCTTTTAGCGATAGTAGCTGTACGCGTTAACAATAAATTTTCTAATGTAAAGTCGGCGGAGCATGAAATGGTGCTTCTTGTCGATAGCAATGAACGTCTTTAG
- a CDS encoding type III pantothenate kinase, which produces MILVMNAGNSNIILGIYDQDKLIHHWRTETNIRKTEDEYAMQFKAFFSHEGISFEQVKGIIISSVVPPIMFALELMCKKYFNIQPLIVGPGVKTGLNIKYENPREVGADRIVNAVAALQQYSGRPLIIIDFGTAITYCFINERGDYLGGAIAPGIAISTEALYTRAAKLPRIEIAHTSQVVAKNTVAAMQAGVFYGFLGQVEGIVSRMKAQSKEEPLVIATGGLAKLIANETQMIDVVDPFLTLKGLATIYKRNQ; this is translated from the coding sequence GTGATTTTAGTAATGAATGCGGGTAACTCCAATATCATTTTAGGTATTTATGATCAAGATAAACTTATCCATCATTGGCGGACAGAGACAAATATACGAAAAACTGAAGATGAATATGCGATGCAATTTAAGGCGTTTTTTTCTCATGAAGGCATTTCATTTGAACAAGTAAAAGGGATTATTATATCCTCAGTTGTGCCACCTATTATGTTTGCACTTGAATTAATGTGTAAAAAGTATTTCAATATCCAGCCTTTGATTGTGGGACCCGGTGTAAAAACAGGCTTGAATATAAAGTATGAAAATCCGCGTGAAGTAGGCGCAGACCGTATTGTAAATGCGGTTGCCGCTTTACAGCAATATAGTGGGAGACCACTGATTATTATCGATTTTGGTACAGCGATTACGTATTGCTTTATTAATGAACGAGGCGATTATTTAGGGGGCGCCATTGCACCCGGTATTGCCATATCAACAGAGGCGCTCTATACACGTGCAGCAAAGCTACCTCGAATTGAAATTGCCCATACATCGCAAGTTGTGGCAAAGAATACGGTAGCTGCTATGCAGGCAGGGGTTTTTTACGGGTTTTTAGGACAAGTAGAAGGCATCGTCAGTCGTATGAAAGCGCAAAGTAAAGAAGAGCCCCTCGTAATTGCAACTGGGGGACTAGCAAAATTGATTGCGAATGAAACCCAGATGATTGATGTCGTCGATCCGTTTTTGACCCTCAAGGGACTAGCAACGATTTATAAAAGAAATCAATAG
- a CDS encoding RNA-binding protein S1, protein MSIEVGSKVQGKVTGITNFGAFVELPDGKTGLVHISEVADNYVKDINEHLKVGDEVEVKVMNVEADGKIGLSIRKAKPQAERPERPQRPRRENNRSNDRNDRQPKENFEQKMARFLKDSDERLTTLKRATESKRGGRGARRG, encoded by the coding sequence ATGTCAATTGAAGTAGGCAGCAAAGTACAAGGTAAGGTAACAGGAATCACAAATTTCGGTGCATTCGTTGAGCTTCCAGATGGGAAAACAGGTTTAGTTCACATTAGTGAAGTGGCAGATAACTACGTAAAAGATATTAACGAGCATCTTAAAGTAGGCGATGAAGTCGAAGTTAAAGTGATGAATGTTGAAGCGGATGGAAAGATTGGTCTTTCAATTCGTAAAGCAAAGCCTCAAGCTGAGCGACCAGAGCGTCCACAGCGTCCTCGTCGCGAAAACAACCGTTCTAACGATCGTAATGATCGTCAACCAAAAGAGAACTTTGAACAGAAGATGGCGCGTTTCTTAAAAGATAGCGATGAGCGTTTAACTACATTAAAGCGTGCAACTGAGTCTAAGCGCGGTGGCCGTGGAGCTCGCAGAGGATAA
- a CDS encoding sporulation protein YabP — protein MHIVYNYKLKGGLALTIHQESARYTISSGDHLVTVRNRKRMDMTSVKSIERFDQEEFYVNTSQGHLLIRGEELRIVHLDVDKGLLTLEGEVKQFQYDESESGLSKSFLHKLFG, from the coding sequence ATGCATATAGTGTACAACTATAAGCTCAAAGGGGGACTTGCATTGACTATTCATCAAGAAAGCGCACGCTATACCATTTCGTCTGGGGATCACTTAGTAACAGTACGTAATCGTAAACGGATGGACATGACATCTGTTAAAAGTATCGAACGGTTCGATCAGGAAGAATTTTATGTGAACACATCACAGGGTCATTTATTGATTCGTGGTGAGGAACTGCGTATTGTTCATTTAGATGTGGACAAGGGATTACTGACGTTAGAAGGGGAAGTGAAGCAATTCCAATACGATGAAAGCGAGAGTGGCTTATCGAAAAGTTTCCTTCATAAATTGTTTGGATGA
- a CDS encoding sodium:potassium antiporter, giving the protein MVQNFTYLAFLCGISMLLVVGGVILTNLPLALQILMITIGLIGGIFCFITLIRVLIRHNTEKE; this is encoded by the coding sequence TTGGTCCAAAACTTTACATATTTAGCTTTTCTTTGCGGTATTAGCATGCTTCTAGTCGTTGGAGGCGTCATCTTGACAAACTTGCCGCTCGCATTGCAGATTCTTATGATTACAATCGGATTAATCGGAGGTATTTTTTGTTTTATTACCCTTATCCGTGTACTCATAAGGCATAATACTGAAAAAGAATAA
- a CDS encoding septum formation initiator, which produces MGRRNVQEELHNQNVQSLNNDYVRSNPQAKAQIKAKIAVRRRRRLAVFFILATVVIAGLVKANMVQSERLAAKEETKAAVEERLEEALHRQELLNLQIAKLEDDEYIAKLARKEFFLSEEGEIIFTIPNKSDKENKDKPEDDKE; this is translated from the coding sequence ATGGGAAGAAGAAATGTGCAAGAAGAGCTACATAACCAAAATGTCCAGTCGTTGAATAACGATTATGTCCGCTCAAATCCGCAAGCAAAAGCTCAAATAAAAGCAAAAATTGCAGTACGTCGTCGCAGAAGATTAGCAGTATTTTTCATTTTAGCAACTGTAGTAATAGCAGGATTAGTAAAAGCTAACATGGTCCAAAGTGAACGCCTCGCCGCAAAGGAAGAAACGAAAGCGGCGGTGGAAGAACGATTGGAAGAAGCGCTTCACAGACAAGAGCTACTAAATTTGCAGATTGCGAAGCTGGAAGATGATGAGTATATTGCGAAGCTGGCAAGAAAAGAATTTTTCCTTTCTGAAGAGGGCGAAATTATTTTTACAATTCCGAATAAATCGGATAAAGAAAATAAAGACAAGCCTGAAGATGACAAAGAATAA
- a CDS encoding hypoxanthine phosphoribosyltransferase, producing MIQNDIEKIMITEEQIQERIKELGAQLTEEYKEMFPLAVGVLKGAMPFMTDLMKRFDSYVELDFMDVTSYGNATVSSGEVKILKDLNTSVEGRDVIIIEDIIDSGLTLSYLVDLFKYRKAKSIKIVTLLDKPSGRKVELNADVVGFEVPDGFVVGYGLDYAEKYRNLPYIGILKREVYSF from the coding sequence ATGATTCAAAATGACATCGAAAAAATAATGATTACAGAAGAACAAATCCAGGAACGTATTAAAGAGCTTGGCGCTCAACTGACAGAGGAATATAAAGAAATGTTCCCATTAGCTGTCGGAGTGTTAAAAGGTGCAATGCCATTTATGACGGATCTGATGAAACGTTTCGATTCATATGTGGAACTGGACTTTATGGATGTTACTTCATATGGAAATGCAACTGTTTCATCTGGGGAAGTAAAAATACTTAAAGACTTAAATACAAGTGTGGAAGGTCGCGATGTCATTATTATTGAAGACATTATCGACAGTGGTTTAACATTAAGCTATTTGGTGGATTTATTTAAATACCGTAAAGCTAAATCGATTAAAATCGTAACATTACTGGATAAGCCATCTGGCCGTAAAGTGGAATTGAATGCAGATGTTGTAGGCTTCGAAGTACCGGACGGTTTTGTTGTGGGCTACGGATTAGATTATGCAGAGAAATATCGTAACTTACCTTACATCGGAATTTTAAAACGCGAAGTATACTCATTTTAA
- a CDS encoding serine/threonine protein phosphatase — MVTLNNQNEFQTLNLDLFLYKEKSRIIIASVIAFAAFCFAQAVFFEAVTPLFLPFWLVIRTRFASFQKSALLGGILGTLFIGFGQAAVVLVQLLFMECLVRFKFIKLSPYFLLGSTIIAIQLAWQMLLHSGMPSVMTLFYIVYECLFAVSILFFMRILTFPSKENGTIEWTREKITAIIVVLAGMLIGMESLTLFYFSMSLIVLHFLICLVAYASTVGATVIFSLSLGFFIGLANLSFTGMMILYACTGLVAAFVQNQGRYAVALFSFLPSIFFFFYDATLPIDSVYFMSMLTGAIIFLLMPKNILEYCKMYYKQNTVSIIQVNRNEVVEVQLKQFQQFVSFMKELVFDHFTQNKTKSKTTAEPFLICSSCFKYEECWGRNGEMEGIIDSWRLAKRSTKPVSWIRVEEQLKGKCIKSSKLLEELESALHKEHMERQFYHGKKMIALQLRDLSSHFEKLLNSQRLEIGTSEMDGEMQQFLKEHDIHCLHIQWIKNEIGNREFVCYVADHRDAHVVIQQLEQQLFEFLHEPLKGEQIYEQHSPIFYRQIKFTSAIRYQLEYDIYTYSHANHAISGDSYRVFPIHPGLMAIMLSDGMGTNERANRESERLIQMMQDCLTYNMDPETAMHTMHYVMSLKNDSDMYATMDFALVDLQFGHLWCWKAGGMTTYVLRGNDLFKIESTSAPIGFLPNFAIDTEMTQLLSEDVILMISDGLFSPSAQWDAQEQLFIRLIRQGLENGASIQVVLFDVMTQFKQKYPIADDCTVMLFRLQHVIKPWQVFRPAITH, encoded by the coding sequence ATGGTGACATTAAATAATCAAAATGAGTTTCAAACACTAAACTTAGACTTATTCTTATATAAAGAAAAATCGAGAATAATAATAGCAAGTGTTATAGCGTTTGCAGCTTTCTGTTTTGCTCAGGCGGTATTCTTTGAAGCTGTTACTCCGTTGTTTTTACCTTTTTGGCTTGTTATTCGAACGAGATTTGCCTCATTTCAAAAGAGTGCTTTACTAGGGGGAATCCTCGGAACGCTCTTTATTGGGTTTGGACAGGCAGCCGTTGTGTTAGTGCAGTTACTCTTCATGGAATGTCTCGTCCGTTTTAAGTTTATAAAACTATCACCGTACTTTTTACTAGGAAGTACAATTATCGCTATTCAGCTAGCATGGCAAATGCTGCTTCATAGTGGTATGCCATCTGTCATGACATTATTTTATATCGTATATGAATGTCTTTTTGCAGTTTCGATTTTATTCTTTATGCGTATTTTGACATTTCCAAGTAAAGAAAACGGAACCATTGAATGGACAAGAGAAAAAATAACGGCAATTATTGTCGTTTTGGCCGGTATGCTAATCGGCATGGAAAGCTTGACTCTATTTTACTTTTCAATGTCACTGATCGTTCTTCATTTCCTCATCTGCCTTGTAGCCTATGCCTCGACAGTTGGAGCTACGGTTATTTTTTCATTATCTCTTGGCTTTTTTATAGGCTTAGCTAATTTATCATTCACAGGTATGATGATCCTATATGCATGTACAGGGCTGGTCGCCGCTTTTGTACAAAACCAGGGACGTTATGCCGTTGCGCTTTTTAGTTTTCTGCCGAGTATTTTTTTCTTCTTTTATGATGCAACATTACCGATCGATAGCGTTTATTTTATGTCGATGCTTACAGGCGCAATTATTTTCCTGCTTATGCCGAAAAATATACTTGAGTATTGCAAAATGTATTACAAACAAAATACGGTTAGTATAATCCAGGTGAACCGCAATGAAGTAGTGGAAGTGCAGCTCAAGCAATTTCAGCAATTTGTATCTTTTATGAAGGAGCTTGTGTTTGATCATTTTACACAAAATAAAACTAAAAGTAAGACAACTGCAGAACCGTTTCTAATTTGCTCCAGCTGTTTCAAATATGAAGAGTGCTGGGGGAGAAACGGGGAGATGGAAGGAATTATTGATTCTTGGCGGTTAGCGAAAAGAAGTACGAAACCAGTCAGCTGGATTCGGGTAGAAGAGCAGCTGAAAGGGAAATGCATTAAATCTTCTAAATTGCTGGAAGAACTAGAGTCGGCTTTACACAAAGAGCATATGGAGAGACAGTTCTATCATGGTAAAAAAATGATTGCCTTACAGCTTCGGGATTTAAGCAGCCACTTTGAAAAGCTGTTAAACAGCCAGCGATTAGAAATCGGCACATCGGAAATGGATGGGGAGATGCAGCAGTTTTTAAAGGAACATGATATTCATTGTTTGCATATTCAGTGGATAAAAAATGAAATAGGGAATCGAGAGTTCGTTTGTTATGTCGCAGATCATCGTGATGCACATGTCGTTATCCAGCAATTAGAACAGCAACTGTTTGAATTTTTGCATGAACCATTGAAAGGTGAACAGATTTACGAGCAGCACTCGCCAATTTTTTATCGCCAAATTAAGTTTACTTCAGCAATTCGTTATCAGTTGGAGTATGATATATATACGTATTCCCATGCAAACCATGCAATTTCCGGAGATTCTTACCGGGTATTTCCGATTCATCCAGGACTTATGGCGATCATGCTGTCGGATGGTATGGGGACGAATGAGAGAGCAAATCGTGAAAGTGAACGCTTAATTCAAATGATGCAGGATTGTCTTACGTACAACATGGATCCTGAAACAGCGATGCACACAATGCATTATGTCATGTCGCTTAAAAATGATTCGGACATGTATGCGACAATGGATTTTGCACTTGTCGATTTACAGTTCGGCCATTTATGGTGTTGGAAAGCGGGAGGCATGACGACATATGTATTAAGAGGGAATGATTTATTCAAAATAGAAAGTACAAGTGCTCCAATTGGCTTTTTGCCTAACTTCGCAATCGATACAGAAATGACACAATTATTGTCAGAGGACGTTATTTTAATGATTTCCGACGGGTTATTTTCACCATCTGCACAATGGGATGCACAGGAACAATTATTTATCCGGCTGATTCGTCAAGGGCTGGAAAATGGTGCTTCCATCCAGGTTGTACTATTTGATGTCATGACGCAATTCAAACAAAAATACCCGATTGCAGACGACTGCACTGTGATGTTATTCCGTTTGCAGCATGTCATAAAACCGTGGCAAGTATTCAGACCAGCAATCACACATTGA